TCTCAGCTAATGTGAGGGATGTAATGGAAACAGAACCTGTACACTTTCACCTGACCTCTGAGTCTCTGACAGTTTGAAGGAAGCTCCCCTGCAAATGTTTGGGGAATATGTGACCTGACCTTAGTTGTCCTTCAGATTTGCTCCCAGTACTAACCTGCCTGAAAGGGTCTGTTTTAGTTTATTTAACTGTGACTTAGCCTGTTGTTTAGCTAAATAACCCATGGATGTCAAGTAGTTACCTGTTGTTCCAGTGTTCCCTCCTCCTGCGTGTGTCTGAAGGATTTTGCTTTCATGTCCCTCCCTTTAGAGGAGGGACTCCACTTGGCGGGGAGGCACTGTCATCTTCTGGGCGACACAGGTCTCCATTCTCTCCCCAGGCTGAATAATCGCCCAAGTATTTTCAGTTACCTGAAATCTTCCTGGTTAATTAAGAAAATGTTTAATGGTAGATTTTATCTTTCCTGTCATTCTAATTTCATGCTGTGTACATATAAATGCTTCTtccttaaacaaataaaacaaacacttaAAAGCAAAGGTTCCGTGAATTTCACATCTAAGCCCCTCACCTGCAGGAGCAGCCTCACTGGGGTCTTCAGGCCCTGGGTAGACCAGTGCACTGGCATCCAACAGTGACCAGGTGTGGCTTTATCCCCACGTTGCTCCTTGAGGGCATTATTAGGATTAACAAGCTGGCAGTCACATGTTATACCAGGAGCTTCTCCTTTAGACATTGCCTGTCAATTAGCGCCTAAGTCTGGCACCACATCACCAGACCAGAAGTCAGAAGGCAGGGTTCTTTCTTGCTTAAATGAAGCACTAATTTGCTCTGAACATTAGTTTCTCCTTTCCCCATGGGGCACATCTCCTGTGTGTTCTACTTCATAGATCTTTGTGAGGACCAGAATCAGAATCAGATAAGGCAGCTGAATGCGTTTTGGAAATGgggaatattctctctccctcttttcctcatGCTTGAGAACAATGCATGTCATGTGAATGTCAAGTTGCAAATGTAGAATGTGATAATACTGAAAACAAATTGTAAGCAAATGTAATTATCTCACTCTTTCCCAAGGGAATGTATGAGTTTTTAGAAAGATGAAACACTGGTGACCTTAAGTCAACTTGGACAAGAATTTGGTGAGATGACTGGGGGAAAATGTCCTTGTCACTCCTTATTAGGATGGGGTTAGTGCTATTTGTGAGCAAAGTAGGCACCCACCATGTATATGGTGAGACTtcacagttttaaaaaatcacatttaggTGGAATATGCACATTCTTAGTGGTGGGAATGATTGACCCTGCCAAAGGGAGCACAAACATGTAACCACAAGCGATCCCATTGACTGGACTCTGAGCAGCATTGCAGAAGTCCCTCCTCCTGTGTCCCAGACACCAATGCACATCTCCAGGAAATTTTAACAACCTTCCTCACGCAGTGTTTTGAAATAGCTGCCAGTGTATGAGTTACATGCACTGTTAAACTCACAAGCATCAGTCTCGGATGTGTAAGAACAGAAGTCTTTCTAGATAATAATCCAGAGAGGCCCGGGGTGCAGGTCGGCCCCTGTGGAGAAGGGAATGAAGACATGGGTAGGAGTGAAGTGAACTGGTTTTATATAGGGAGGACCATGATGGTGCTAGgtgggggaagaggaaggagaaagaagatggTGTCAGTGCAGGGATCTAGGATGGATCCAGTAGTGAGAGTGTTTCACAATTTCATTCACAAGTAATCCTGGCCTCCATCTGCAGGTGAAGAGATCCATCCCTCCAGGATACTCTGTTTAACGCCAGGAAAAGATCAAACCAGTAGGAACTTTCTGAGGCAAAACCAACCTGGCGCTTAGCACACTGAAGGAAACTTAGAGGAGCAAgtgctttccctgtctctctgttgaCACAGAATAGCATAGGATTGAGTGACCTGTGCTGTGTCATTGTCAACCATGTAAGCAGGCAGATACTTGTAAGGTGTTTTCTAAGTCTTTTACTGTTAGAGAAAAGCAACTCCAGGTGAATCAATGCCACTTTGTATTTCTCATATTTTAGGACCTATACCCAGGAAGAAGTCAGTTACATAAATGAATGGGTAGAAGACTCAGTGTGATCCTTGTTTAGTCAATGCCCTATCAAAGTTGCACACCTATCAAAACACCACACCTAACTCCAATCAATTAAGAAAGGAAATCTTTGTCCCTTTGCATAACAATGGAGAGACTGTCAATAGGGAAATTGAGAAACTTGACCACAGGGAGTTAAGTCAGCACATGAAATATCTTGATTCATTGTTCTATGTATGTGCACTTTATTCAAGTATAGATGTATTTTTGTAGGTTTGTAGTAACATTGCAAACTTAATggtaaagtcatttttttttaaaaaaatcaatcaatgaagCAATCAATAAATGCTATTAACTTCCAGGGATATTTTATTCTATGTGAATAAAGGCAGAGTAAGTGTCCACAGTATAAGTCTTTAGGTAAGAAGATAATGACATTGCTAAAATGTGACTATAAATACAGAACCCAAAATACAATCATATAAACTACACAAAAGTTTTCTAAGGAAAGTGCTAAGTTATTATATTACCATTAGAAAACATTTCACTTGTTTTGGATATTTGCTGTTAAATTATCAAGGACATGTAAAATTCTGCTGTAATTTCTGTGCAGAAGTTGGTCATCAATACAGACTGAAAGCACCCACTTGTGATGTataaaatgcacctgggaaaacaacagaaggtgacccatgtacttgggtacctgcacccacatgggagacctggatgaaactcctggtccttggctttggcccagactAACCccggccatggtgaccatttgaggaatgaaccaatggatgaaatatcttcctctctctaaataaatcgcaaaaatatatcaaaaatgaCTGTTGATGATACTCAGAAGGGGTGCTTGCCTGCTGGGATGATTGGTGGTGCTGATGGACTAAGCATGGATTTGAGCAAGTTAACCATGATGAGGTGCTTGCTGCTTTTGTCTACTTTTCTTAACTGGTGCTTGCAGTGCAATGACTTTTCTCAGTGGGTGATTTTGAGTTGTGAAAATGACAGGGCATGCTTTTCAAAATCAAGGCAGTACTTTCTGGAATGACTGTGTCATTGGCCATAGCAACAAGGAGACTTGCTTCATCACCCACTCCTAGTATTTCCTGGGCACTCTCCCTGCTCTGATTCTCCGGGAGGCAGCACACCTCCCCAGGGCTTTCCTAAGAGCCTCTTCCACATCCTTGTTTCTCAGGCTGTAGATGAGggggttcagcatgggggtgAGGATGGTGTAGAATGCAGACACAACCTTATCTTTCTCTGGCGTGTGGTAGGAATGGGGCAGCACATTGGTGTAGAAGGCTGCCCCATAGAAGATGATCACCACCATTATATGGGAGGAACACGTTGTGAAGGCTTTGTGCCGGCCCTTGGCAGAGTTCATCCTGTGGACCGTGATGAGGATGTGTGTGTAGGAGACAGAAATGACAGACAAAGGGATGAGCAGCATCAGCACGCAGCAAGCGTACATCAGGGTCTCGTAGAGAGACGTGTCTGTGCATGACAGCTTCAGCaccgctgggatctcacagaagAAGTGATTGATCTCTCGAGACCCACAGTAGGGGAAGCTCATGGTGACAGGACTTAGCATGAATCCATCCAAGGATCCGCCTACCCAGGAGCTCACCACCATGAATAAGCAAACCCTGCGGTTCATGAGGAGAGGGTACCGCAAGGGCCTGCACACAGCCACATATCTGTCATAGGCCATGAAGCCCAGCAGGAAGAATTCACCTCCAACAAGGGTCAGGTAGAAGAAGATCTGAAATGCACAGCCCAGGAAGGAAATGGTCTTTTCCTTGGACAGCAGGTCTTGGAGTGTCTTGGGGACAGTGACACAGATGTAGACAGTGTCCATAAAGGAGAGCTGGCTGAGCAAGAAGTACATGGGCGTGTGGAAGTGCGGGTCCCTGTGGATGAGCAGGATCATGGCCACGTTGGCTGTGACAGCCACCACAAAGATGGAGAAGATGACTGCAAAGATGAGGCCAGGGCACGTGGGGTGGGTGATGAGACCCAGGAGGATGAAGTCTGTGGAGTTGTGCAGAATCTCCATGTCCACATGGCCTGGCAGCCCCCGAGGCTGCAGAGCCAAGAAGTCTGTGGGTTACTCAATCATCGTATTATGGAAGAGGTCACCACCCATGGTATGGCAGAAACAATGGGAGTAAAGGAAGGACATGGACTTCAGAATCACTTTAAATCCAGGTTTCATATTAACTATCTTTATGCCACTGATTAACCTCTAAACTCACACAAAGTCATCATCTGTTCAGGGCCACCACAAGTCCATCCTCTGTAAGCTACATATGAAGTGCAGAAGTAATAAtcccacaaatttactaggtcctaatctcctgttaattcgcccagcccagagtcaggtttttctgctaggctcagggccagtgcagacctgaggtcactctgcttatgacgtatgtccaagatggcacctgctctttgtcttgctcacctttgagaggtgagcggagagagagaaacccatgtctgtaccagtcaccttttttttctctctctctctctcttctagttagcctggtaaaCTTTTCCCtccggggtcattccctctagtctcctctttccgcttgcctgccggtgtctcgggctattgaggttcggctcaccttgcgttgcAGTGCTGACGtatgttgagtctgccgctggtatcccgaactgtgggctcccacgctctccacgcaggtccactgtgaatcacttgttctggaagagtttcttctgctgtttcttcccctactcttccttgaactctccttgataggtgacaactaactgagcaccaaaaaggaaacctgttaaagtgagatgaacactatgagaaatggtgacttgatcagccctcaccctgactgttgatgagcaacttgatatgttatccctcttagtatgtttttttttctacttaatacttttggttgaatactgtaatcaatacacaattcttcttaagtgctgaaacttaactgaaaagtgatcgctgttaaatataagagtgggaataagagagggaagagatgtgcaattcgggacatgctcaagctgacttaccaggggattcgaattcaatcccattgaggtggcatgtaccaatgccatctcactagtcccagtgatcaatttctgttcacaattgatcataatgataggactaagagtcaaagggagcacataaacaagactagtgtctgcaaatactagctggtagaataaaaaagggagagaatgatccaacattggaagtgagatacacagcagacccatagaatggcaaatgtcctaaacagcactctggcctcagaatcagccttaaggcatAATGGCAAAaactgtcctacatgaaggacctcgctgagtgagatcccagtggaaagaacgggtcatcaaagaaggaggtacctttctctgaagggaggagagaacttccactttgaccatggctttgtctaaatatgatcagagtcagtgaactcagggggcttccatagccttggcagctcatgacaagagcctaggttgataactgatgccataaacaagagtgtcaatttgttaagtcaacaacaggagtcactgtgcactaa
Above is a genomic segment from Oryctolagus cuniculus chromosome 6, mOryCun1.1, whole genome shotgun sequence containing:
- the LOC127486241 gene encoding olfactory receptor 2T2; amino-acid sequence: MEILHNSTDFILLGLITHPTCPGLIFAVIFSIFVVAVTANVAMILLIHRDPHFHTPMYFLLSQLSFMDTVYICVTVPKTLQDLLSKEKTISFLGCAFQIFFYLTLVGGEFFLLGFMAYDRYVAVCRPLRYPLLMNRRVCLFMVVSSWVGGSLDGFMLSPVTMSFPYCGSREINHFFCEIPAVLKLSCTDTSLYETLMYACCVLMLLIPLSVISVSYTHILITVHRMNSAKGRHKAFTTCSSHIMVVIIFYGAAFYTNVLPHSYHTPEKDKVVSAFYTILTPMLNPLIYSLRNKDVEEALRKALGRCAASRRIRAGRVPRKY